A window of Haliscomenobacter hydrossis DSM 1100 contains these coding sequences:
- a CDS encoding outer membrane beta-barrel protein — MKSFIIATVMLLSCGAIFAQEQTLFGRTHVTGGFGGPIFEYGLNNKLGTSVGGGGGVVLKHFFIGGYGIGSVDFEYLRNNNDLEKIDIGHGGLWLGFTVPTDKLIHLYASGRFGWGAVNIPVDDPNFDFEDADQIFAMTPEAGLELNIARWFRVAGTVGYRFMYGANQNRGYSNEDFSGAHWGLTLRFGGF, encoded by the coding sequence ATGAAAAGCTTCATTATTGCCACGGTTATGCTCCTTTCTTGCGGGGCAATTTTTGCACAGGAACAAACCCTTTTTGGCCGTACGCACGTCACTGGCGGTTTTGGCGGCCCCATTTTTGAATATGGCCTCAACAACAAACTTGGCACCTCCGTTGGTGGGGGTGGTGGGGTTGTATTGAAACATTTCTTCATCGGCGGTTATGGAATCGGAAGTGTAGATTTTGAGTACCTGCGCAACAACAACGACCTGGAAAAAATCGATATCGGCCACGGCGGACTTTGGCTGGGCTTTACTGTACCAACCGACAAATTGATTCACCTCTACGCCAGTGGTCGCTTTGGCTGGGGAGCGGTAAACATTCCGGTAGATGACCCCAATTTCGATTTTGAAGATGCCGACCAGATTTTTGCCATGACCCCCGAGGCTGGCCTGGAGCTCAACATCGCTCGCTGGTTCAGAGTAGCCGGTACGGTAGGATACCGCTTCATGTACGGTGCCAACCAAAACCGCGGCTATTCCAACGAAGATTTTAGTGGAGCGCACTGGGGACTGACCCTACGCTTTGGAGGATTTTAA
- a CDS encoding head GIN domain-containing protein, which yields MKRILFWTVGLALTLTQFSCDFDFDDDIGPCIRGNGNTVSRDLNLPDFTGVDLDISAEVIITQGDNFKVTVEGESNIIAELETDVRNGIWEIDFDRCVRDMDELTIFITMPRVRSLSISGSGIITSTNIMEVDDIDLSISGSGKIDVGLDADDISSRISGSGRVVLEGESNSVEHTVSGSGDLFAFLLQTRDADIRVSGSGNSEIKVSDNLNVRISGSGDVYYRGKPQVEVSVSGSGKLVNAN from the coding sequence ATGAAAAGGATCTTGTTTTGGACCGTCGGCCTTGCGCTGACCTTAACGCAGTTTTCCTGCGATTTTGATTTTGATGACGACATTGGCCCATGTATTCGTGGCAATGGCAACACCGTATCTCGAGACTTAAACTTGCCCGACTTTACGGGCGTCGACCTCGACATTTCGGCAGAAGTCATCATTACACAAGGTGACAATTTCAAAGTTACCGTAGAAGGAGAATCGAACATCATCGCTGAACTGGAAACAGACGTACGGAATGGGATTTGGGAAATCGACTTTGACCGCTGTGTGCGGGACATGGACGAATTGACCATCTTCATCACCATGCCTAGAGTACGCTCGCTTAGCATCAGTGGCTCGGGCATCATCACCAGCACCAACATCATGGAGGTAGACGACATCGATTTGAGCATTTCAGGCTCGGGTAAAATTGATGTGGGCCTAGACGCCGATGACATCTCCAGCCGGATTAGTGGCTCGGGCAGGGTCGTGTTGGAAGGTGAGTCCAACAGCGTGGAACATACCGTAAGTGGTTCCGGCGATTTATTCGCCTTCTTGCTGCAAACCCGTGATGCGGATATCCGGGTAAGTGGCAGCGGGAACTCTGAAATTAAGGTAAGTGATAACCTGAATGTACGAATTTCCGGCTCTGGCGACGTATACTATCGCGGCAAGCCTCAGGTAGAGGTGAGTGTGTCGGGGTCTGGGAAGTTGGTGAACGCTAATTAA